The sequence below is a genomic window from Deltaproteobacteria bacterium.
CCTCATGCGTGGCTACAAATTCCCGGAGGTGGACACGCCCGTGGCCGCCGGCCGCCAGGTGATCGTTCTGGGTGGTGGCAACGTGGCCATGGACGCGGCACGCACGGCCCTGCGCCTGGACGCGGAAAAGGTGACCATCGTCTACCGTCGGACCAAGGACGAAATGCCGGCCCGCCGGGAAGAGCTGGAACATGCCCTGGAAGAAGGCGTCTGTCTGGAGAATCTGGCCGCGCCCATTGCCTTTAACGGCGACGAGACCGGACACCTCAAGAGTCTGACCGTGCAACGCATGGAACTGGGCGAGCCCGACGCCTCGGGCCGGCGCAAACCCGTGGCCGTGGATGGCGCGTTTTTCGACATCCCCACGGACTTGGCCATTCTGGGCATCGGCACCGGCCCCAACCAGGTCCTGCTGCGCGAAACCCCGGAACTGACCCTGAACAAATGGGGCTACATCCAGGCCAATCCCGAAACCGGTGAAACCGAAATCCCCATGGTTTTCGCCGGAGGAGACATCGTCACCGGCGCGGCCACGGTGGTCCTGGCCATGGGCGCGGGACGGCGTTCGGCCCGGGAAATCGCCCGCCGACTCGGGGTTCTCTGACTTGTCACTTTCTCCTTCCGTGGGTACACAACCGGTTCCGGGCACTGCCCGGAGCCGGTTTTTTGTGCGCCCAGCGCCATTCACGTTTTCACACGCCGCGTTCCCGCGCCGCGCCGGAACGCTTCAGGATACATAATGGCCCAATACGTCGGAGTTTCATTCAAACGCCAAGGACAAATTTATTTTTTTCTGGCCAGCCCCTTTGTGTTGTCCCTGCACGACAAGGTTCTGGTCAAAACCGAGGAAGGAATCGGGTTTGGAGACATCGTGGCCATCCGGGATGATATTCCCGCCGGCGTCGATCCGGACACGGTCAAGCCCATCTACCGCCCCGCCAACCAGGAAGACCAGGAAATCAGCATCGAAAACCAGGGCTTGGCCAGGGAAGCCAAGAAATTCTGCCAGCAGTGCGTCGCCCGCCTGGGTCTGGACATGAAACTGGTCGATGTCGAAGTCTATTTCGACAAGAGCAAGATGATTTTTTTCTTCACCGCCCCGGGACGGGTCGACTTCCGCGAACTGGTCAAGGATTTGGTCCGCAACTACCGCACCCGCATCGAACTCCGTCAGATCGGCGTCCGTCACGAGACCCAAATGATCGGAGCGCTGGGGAACTGCGGCCAGGTTTGCTGCTGCCGCCGCTATCTGCGCCGATTCGAGCCCGTGACCATCAAAATGGCCAAGGATCAAAACCTGTTTTTAAATCCCGCCAAGATTTCCGGAGTCTGCGGCCGGCTCTTGTGCTGCCTGGCCTATGAAAAGGACAACTACTCCGACTTCCAGCACCGCGCGCCCAAGCTTGGCCGGAAATATTCCACGACCCAGGGCGTAATGAAGACGTTGCGTTCCAACATGTTCCGCGACTCGGTCAGCGTTCTGACCGAAGCCGGGGAAGAACTGGATTTCACGCTGGCCGACTGGAACGCCATCCTCCTGGATCAGCCCCGCGTCCAGGTCCAGGACGACACCACCGACGACATTCCGGCCGAGCTGGAGGCCTTGGTCGATCCGGAATTGCGCTCCAAGGGACCACGCCCCGAGCGCAAGCCCTTCAAGCCGCAACGACGGGAGCAACGGCCGCGCCATCCGGGCGAACGCCCGGAACGGCCCCGCGCCGAGGACGGCGATTCCCGACGCGCGCCACGCCCGGAGCGCCCCGAACGGCCCGAACGCCAGGATCGCCTGGACCAAAACCGTCCCGAGCGCGCGGGCAGCCCCCGTCCCCGAGGCGAGGAAGTCAAATCGGAGACCGACGGAACTCCCCGACGAGACCCACGCCACAAGGACAAGCGGCGCAAACCTGGTCCATCACGCGCCCCGCGCCCGGATCGCCCCCAAACCCCAGAGCACGACTAAACGGCCCCACGGCCCAGCTTTCAAGGAGATTGTGTGAAGCCCTTTTTCATTTCCACGCCCATCTACTACGTCAACGCCAAGCCGCACCTGGGTCATGGCTACACGACCATCGTCGCCGACAGTATCAGTCGCTTCCATCGTCTGAAGGGCGACGCCACCTTTTTTCTGACCGGCACCGACGAACACGGCGACAAGATCGTCCAGGCGGCCGAGGCCAATGGCCAGCAGCCCAAGGAATACGCCGACACCATCAGCCAGCTCTTCAAAAATCTGTGGCCGAGCCTGGAAATCGACAACGACGCCTTTGTCCGGACCACGGACGAGCACCACAAAAAATGCGTCCAGCACGTGCTGCAGCAGGTTTTCGACAAGGGGGATATCTATTTCGACGAATACGGTGGGCATTATTGCTTTGGCTGCGAACGTTTTTACACCGAAAAAGAACTGGTGGACGGCAAATGCCCGGATCACCAGACCGTGCCGACCTTCATCAAGGAAAAGAACTATTTTTTCCGCATGAGCAAATATCTGGAGCCATTGCGGGCGCACATCGAGGCCAATCCGGATTTCATCCAGCCCGAGCGCTACCGCAACGAGGTCCTGTCCATGCTCAAGGAAGACCTGGGCGATCTGTGCATCTCGCGGCCCAAGACCCGTCTGACCTGGGGCATCGAGCTCCCCTTTGACCGCGATTTCGTGACCTATGTCTGGTTCGACGCCCTGATCAACTACATCTCGGCCCTGGGCTATCCGGATGGCGAGGCGTTCAGGAAATACTGGCCCGGCGCGCACCACCTCGTGGCCAAGGACATCCTGAAACCCCACGCCGTGTTCTGGCCGACCATGCTCATGGCCGCCGGCATCCCGCTCTACAAGGGGCTGCGCGTGCACGGCTACTGGACCATCAACGAAACCAAGATGTCCAAGAGCCTGGGCAACGTCGTCGCCCCCCTGGACATGGCCCAGAAGTACGGCCTGAGCGCGTTTCGGTATTTCCTGCTCTCGGAAATGAGTTTCGGTCAGGATTCGTCCTTTGGCGAGGAGGCCCTGGTCGGCCGTTTCAACGCCGATCTGGCCAACGATCTTGGCAATCTATACTCGCGCAGTTTGTCCATGACCCACAAGTATTTCGGCGGCGCGGTCCCGGAATGTGGCGACCTGCTCGACGTGGACCGGGAAGTGCTGGATCTCGGCCAAAACGCCATGACCAATTTCCAGATCCAGTTCGAGCATTTCCAGTTCTCGCGGGCCATTAAATCGTTGTGGGAATTGATCCGCTTCCTGAACAAATACATCGACACCACCGCGCCCTGGACCCTGTTCAAAAACAAGGACATGGCCCGGCTGGGCACGGTGTTGTACGTGATCCTGGAAGGCCTGCGCAAGGTGGCCGTGCATCTCTGGCCGGTCATGCCCTCCACGGCCGAAACCATGATCGCCCAACTTGGCGGCGTGTTCGACCTGGCCGGCGTCGATCTGGAATCGGAGGTGTCGTCCTGGTTCGGTCTACAGCCGGGAACCAAGGTCGCCGATCGGTCCAACCTTTTCCCGCGCCAGGATCTGGAACCCAAGGCCGAAACACCGACCGAACCCAAGAAGGCCAAGGACGCCAAGGCCCCCAGGGAACAGACGCCCCAGCCGGCCATGGCCTGTCCAACCTGCATCGAATTCGAGGACTTCGCCAAGGTTGATCTGCGGGTGGGCACGGTCTTGTCGGTGGACAAGCACCCCGAGGCGGATCGTCTGCTCGTGCTCAAGGTGGACGCGGGCGAGGACAGCCCGCGCCAGATCGTGTCCGGCATCGCCGAGTTTTGGGCGCCAGCGGACCTTGTCGGACGGCAGGTGGTCATCGTGGCCAACCTGAAGCCGCGCAAGCTCCGTGGGCTGGTCTCCCAGGGCATGATTCTGGCAGTGAAACAGGATGGCGGTCTCGCCCTCCTCGGACCAAGTTCGGGAGTCACGAGCGGGTCCAAGGTATCCTAACAACTCAAGATTTTCGCCGTGGGTCATATGGGCCGTCCGTAAAACGGCCCGTTTGTGTCACTACGCGCCACCAGCTGGCTCGATGTGCCACATGCCCACACCCCGCGGCCGTGGTACGTTTAATCAGAGGGAGGCATCATGCGACGGATTTTCCATCTTCTTCTCGGTCTCGCTGGGCTGCTGAATCTGGCCGTCATCGCCCTGAACCTGGGCAGCGCGGCAACCATGATCCTGGGAGTGGCCGGCCTGTTTCTCCTGGGCGGGGCGGCTCTATATCTGGAACGCCGGGTTCTTCCATCTCTCGCAAGCCTGCACCAATGTACCGCGGCCCATGCAGCCGGACAGAATACGCCGCCCATTGCGGACCTTCCAATCGAACTCGACATCCTGGGACGCGACATCGCGGAGCTTGGCCGGAAGTTCATGGAAAAATCCGTCCTCAACGACACGGTGCTTCATAACCTGATGATGCCCATGGCCATTGTCGACAACAAAGGCCGCATCGAGTGGCTCAACGCTCCCATGGTCCGGCTGACGGAACAGGACGGCGCCCCGGAAAGCTTTCAAGGCCGCCTTTTTTCCGAGTTCTTCTACAACGACCAGTGCGAGACCATCTGTGACAAGGCCATTCGGGCCAAGGACAAGCAATTCGCCAAAACCGAAATGCAGTCCCGCAAAAACAACACCAAATACATTTCCATCGCCTCCTTCCCCCTGGTGAACGCCAGTGGGGAAATCCGGGGCGCCTTCACCTCGGTCATGGACTTCACCAATATCAAGCTCAAGGAAGACCAAATCCTGGCCCAAAACGAGCGTATCGCCACGGGCGCGCGTCAGGCCCTGAACATTGCCCACGAAGTCACCGAGCTGGCCGGGCAGCTCCTGAATCAGGTCACGGGCGCCAGCCAGGATGTCGAATTGCAGCAAATGCGCACGGCCGAGGTGGCCACGGCCATCGACCAGATGAACGCGACCATCCTGGAGGTGGCCCGCAACGCGGGTTCCGCGTCCCAGGCCGCGTCTAAAACCGAATCCACGGGTTCCGATGGCGCGCGCATTGTCGGCGAGGTCATCCAGGTCATGGACCAGGTCAACACCAGGGCCGGCCAACTCAAATCCGAGATGAGCACCCTGGGCACCCAGGCCGAGGGCATCGGGCGCATCATGGCCGTCATCAACGATATCGCGGACCAGACCAACCTTCTCGCCCTGAACGCGGCCATCGAGGCGGCCCGAGCCGGCGCCGCCGGGCGCGGCTTTGCCGTGGTCGCGGACGAAGTCCGCAAACTGGCCGAAAAAACCATGCAGGCCACCAGCGAAGTCAGCCAGTACATCCGGGCCATCCAGGACAGCGCCCGGACCAGTATCCAGGCCACGGAGGGCACGGCCCAGGTCATCGGCCAGGCCACGGAACTCAGCCAGGCGGCCAACGACTCCCTGGCCGCCATTCTGCGCCTCATCAGCGAAACCAACGATCAGATCCGGGCCATCGCCACGGCCACGGAGGAACAATCCGCGGCCAGCGAGCAGATTGGCCGGTCCACCAACGAGGTCAATTCCATCGCCGAGAACACGGTCCAGGTCATGCACGACTTCAAGACCGGCGTCGACAACCTGCGCACCTTGGCCATGGAGCTCGATCAGGCCATGGAACAAATGCAGCAGCGCTAGCCGCCGACCATTGCAACGCAATACGGCCTGGAGTTCCGAAAGAAAACTCCAGGCCGTTTTTTGTAAATGACCATTCCGGCGGGCAGGGACGCCAGCCGCTACCCGCCGGCATCATAGCCTGCACGGGCTTTCAGCCCGTGCAGGGCACCGCGTCTTTCCGGACAGCTAAAAAAGACACTCCACAAAGGTTGCCGCGTCCACGTCGCGAATGAATTCCTCCACCCGCACATCGCCCAGCACCGCCAGGATATCGGCCCTCTCGTGCCGGCAGCCCGCGAGACGGCCCTCCAATCCGGCCACGGGACGGGTGCCGAAAAAATCCCCAAAAATCCGCGCGGCCTGGATACGGCCGTGGTGGACATCGAGATGAACCTCGACCACCCCGCCCGGAGTGCGTGTGCCACGGGTAAAACCATACGTGGGCGACGCCCCGAAATTCCAATCCCAGGTCCCGTATTTGCTCCGGACCAGCTCCCCGATGCCGGCCTCTTCCCCGGACGTAAATCCCAGGGCCGACCGCGAGGCACCACCCGAAACATGGGCCATGACCTGTTCGATAAAGGCCTCCACGCTCATGGGCGCGGGCAAATGGCTTGCAATGTTGGTCACCCGCTTGGTGACGCTCTTGACCGCCTTGCCCACGAACTTGACCGGATTGACCCTGAGGGCACCGGACAAGTCGGCCATCCGGGCCGAAAACAGCAGGGTGCCGTGGTGCAGAACCCGATCTTTCTCGACGAGTTGGGCGTTGCCGGAAAACTTCTGGCCATCGATGACCAGATCGTTGCGCCCCTCGAACCGACAATCCACGCCCATGGCGCGCAGGGCCTCCAGAATGGGCACTGTGAAACGATGGAAATCCAGGTGTCTGGCCTGCTCGCCGTGCTGAATGAAGGTAAAATTGACGTTGCCCAGATCGTGGAACACGGCCCCGCCTCCGGTCAGACGCCGGATGACCGCGACGCCGTGCTCACGCACGAAGGCCTCGTCAATCTCGGCGGCCGTGTTCTGATTGCGCCCGACAATGACGGCCTTGTCGTTGCGCCAGAGCATGAAAATGTCGTCATCCGTGTTACGCAGCAACCATTCCTCGGCCGCGAGATTAAAGGCCGGGTCGGTGTGGGCATTGAAAATATACCGCATGAACGCTCCTTGCCTTGACTTGGCCCGATAGAAACTATTCCACGACCACTTCCAGGCCCTTCAGATAGGCACCTTCGGGAAAAGCCAGGGCCACGGGATGATCCGGGGCCTGGGTCAGACGGCGGACAATGCGGCCGGTGCGGCCGGCGTCCAGGGCCGCGTCGGCCACGATCTTCTGGAACAAGGCATCTTCCATCAAGCCGGAACAG
It includes:
- a CDS encoding dihydropyrimidine dehydrogenase (NADH-dependent; catalyzes the conversion of pyrimidines to 5,6-dihydro compounds in pyrimidine degradation), yielding LMRGYKFPEVDTPVAAGRQVIVLGGGNVAMDAARTALRLDAEKVTIVYRRTKDEMPARREELEHALEEGVCLENLAAPIAFNGDETGHLKSLTVQRMELGEPDASGRRKPVAVDGAFFDIPTDLAILGIGTGPNQVLLRETPELTLNKWGYIQANPETGETEIPMVFAGGDIVTGAATVVLAMGAGRRSAREIARRLGVL
- the metG gene encoding methionine--tRNA ligase: MKPFFISTPIYYVNAKPHLGHGYTTIVADSISRFHRLKGDATFFLTGTDEHGDKIVQAAEANGQQPKEYADTISQLFKNLWPSLEIDNDAFVRTTDEHHKKCVQHVLQQVFDKGDIYFDEYGGHYCFGCERFYTEKELVDGKCPDHQTVPTFIKEKNYFFRMSKYLEPLRAHIEANPDFIQPERYRNEVLSMLKEDLGDLCISRPKTRLTWGIELPFDRDFVTYVWFDALINYISALGYPDGEAFRKYWPGAHHLVAKDILKPHAVFWPTMLMAAGIPLYKGLRVHGYWTINETKMSKSLGNVVAPLDMAQKYGLSAFRYFLLSEMSFGQDSSFGEEALVGRFNADLANDLGNLYSRSLSMTHKYFGGAVPECGDLLDVDREVLDLGQNAMTNFQIQFEHFQFSRAIKSLWELIRFLNKYIDTTAPWTLFKNKDMARLGTVLYVILEGLRKVAVHLWPVMPSTAETMIAQLGGVFDLAGVDLESEVSSWFGLQPGTKVADRSNLFPRQDLEPKAETPTEPKKAKDAKAPREQTPQPAMACPTCIEFEDFAKVDLRVGTVLSVDKHPEADRLLVLKVDAGEDSPRQIVSGIAEFWAPADLVGRQVVIVANLKPRKLRGLVSQGMILAVKQDGGLALLGPSSGVTSGSKVS
- a CDS encoding methyl-accepting chemotaxis protein; this encodes MRRIFHLLLGLAGLLNLAVIALNLGSAATMILGVAGLFLLGGAALYLERRVLPSLASLHQCTAAHAAGQNTPPIADLPIELDILGRDIAELGRKFMEKSVLNDTVLHNLMMPMAIVDNKGRIEWLNAPMVRLTEQDGAPESFQGRLFSEFFYNDQCETICDKAIRAKDKQFAKTEMQSRKNNTKYISIASFPLVNASGEIRGAFTSVMDFTNIKLKEDQILAQNERIATGARQALNIAHEVTELAGQLLNQVTGASQDVELQQMRTAEVATAIDQMNATILEVARNAGSASQAASKTESTGSDGARIVGEVIQVMDQVNTRAGQLKSEMSTLGTQAEGIGRIMAVINDIADQTNLLALNAAIEAARAGAAGRGFAVVADEVRKLAEKTMQATSEVSQYIRAIQDSARTSIQATEGTAQVIGQATELSQAANDSLAAILRLISETNDQIRAIATATEEQSAASEQIGRSTNEVNSIAENTVQVMHDFKTGVDNLRTLAMELDQAMEQMQQR
- a CDS encoding lipoate--protein ligase; its protein translation is MRYIFNAHTDPAFNLAAEEWLLRNTDDDIFMLWRNDKAVIVGRNQNTAAEIDEAFVREHGVAVIRRLTGGGAVFHDLGNVNFTFIQHGEQARHLDFHRFTVPILEALRAMGVDCRFEGRNDLVIDGQKFSGNAQLVEKDRVLHHGTLLFSARMADLSGALRVNPVKFVGKAVKSVTKRVTNIASHLPAPMSVEAFIEQVMAHVSGGASRSALGFTSGEEAGIGELVRSKYGTWDWNFGASPTYGFTRGTRTPGGVVEVHLDVHHGRIQAARIFGDFFGTRPVAGLEGRLAGCRHERADILAVLGDVRVEEFIRDVDAATFVECLF